In Anaerolineales bacterium, the following proteins share a genomic window:
- a CDS encoding DinB family protein: MNLKNYLVELYDYNYWANKRYLAVAETLSDDHLFHKHGHSWDTIHAILVHMMSSERMWRQRWRDEKGEFLDPKDFPTVASIKEYWAEVEKNVRGYVAEQTDTSLWRDVTYTNPKGETFTLPLWQMMVQPPNHNTHHRGELAAMFALMNIPHPEEELVQYFLDKSGQKRF, encoded by the coding sequence ATGAACCTGAAAAACTATCTGGTTGAACTCTACGATTACAACTACTGGGCGAACAAACGCTATCTGGCTGTCGCTGAAACACTGAGCGATGACCATCTCTTCCACAAGCACGGACATTCGTGGGACACCATCCATGCGATTCTTGTGCACATGATGAGCTCGGAGCGGATGTGGCGTCAGCGTTGGCGCGACGAAAAAGGCGAGTTCCTCGACCCGAAGGATTTTCCGACGGTCGCTTCGATCAAAGAATATTGGGCGGAGGTGGAGAAGAACGTGCGCGGATACGTCGCCGAACAGACCGATACCAGTCTGTGGCGCGACGTGACGTACACCAACCCCAAAGGCGAGACGTTCACGCTTCCACTTTGGCAGATGATGGTCCAGCCGCCGAATCACAACACGCATCACCGCGGCGAATTGGCGGCGATGTTCGCTTTGATGAATATTCCGCATCCCGAAGAGGAGCTCGTGCAGTATTTTCTGGATAAGAGCGGGCAGAAAAGATTCTAA
- a CDS encoding WD40 repeat domain-containing serine/threonine protein kinase, with product MFPEKIGIYEIKSELGRGGMATVYRGYDSRFEREVAVKILPPELLHADPQFRARFQREAKIIAQLEHPSIVPVYDVGETEDTKLPYFVMKYMNGGSLSERIKKGIMSVAEAARILEQIAPGLDEAHSRGFIHRDLKPSNILFDSRGTPYISDFGIAKISQGTGTMTGSGIIGTPAYMAPEQATGDSVDGRADIYALGIILFEMLTGKQPYEADTPMAVAIKHVTDPVPRILTFNPNLPPDMDLIIQKAMAKDRNDRFNTAVEMVQTLKEIAGDFGPEKKTQTLTALRTAVKQKPTDGKKKLSPTTIAFIALGILGVAAAGLFLSNRNSLPVASEATDTAAPASTATVTSAPTLESTTTSAPATETPTLIPPTETLAPQIPLIGGADKVAFLRNNDIWIMNVDGSDLRSVTNDARAKSNVEWLPDGNTILYVTGKTVKTVNITDQREEILTSFASAEYFDAFRVSPDGQQVAVSVNRELHIVPFDIGAFTANTTKADLLAMNGCLFYNNIGVKNVWWSKDGEKLAIEFSAPSGANVADTIRILDIHLCQASEPIRQDEFPAARFEFPLEIVTWNWDGDTLFALNSNIRNDGFGNLVLYNTFTHKAETVAPVEGKCCYRDAAFSPDGTYLIFAFQDINLGTASPIVLYYIPTGSLTTEGALEPVPLPDGFFTRRNDAPLPVFRPHQQ from the coding sequence ATGTTTCCAGAAAAGATCGGGATATATGAAATCAAGTCTGAGTTGGGACGCGGCGGCATGGCGACCGTCTACCGGGGATATGACTCACGCTTCGAGCGCGAAGTGGCGGTCAAGATCCTGCCGCCGGAGTTGCTCCACGCCGACCCGCAATTCAGAGCGCGCTTCCAGCGTGAGGCGAAGATCATCGCGCAACTCGAACATCCTTCGATCGTGCCAGTTTACGACGTGGGCGAAACCGAAGACACAAAACTGCCCTACTTCGTGATGAAATACATGAACGGCGGTTCGCTCTCCGAGCGCATCAAAAAAGGGATTATGAGCGTGGCGGAGGCGGCGCGCATCCTCGAGCAGATCGCGCCGGGGCTAGATGAAGCGCACTCCAGAGGTTTCATCCATCGCGACCTCAAACCCAGCAATATTTTGTTCGACAGCCGAGGCACGCCGTATATTTCCGATTTCGGCATTGCAAAGATAAGCCAAGGCACAGGCACGATGACCGGCAGCGGCATCATCGGCACGCCCGCGTATATGGCGCCCGAACAAGCCACCGGCGACAGCGTGGACGGACGCGCCGATATATACGCGCTCGGCATCATCCTCTTTGAAATGCTGACCGGCAAACAGCCCTACGAAGCCGATACGCCGATGGCAGTTGCCATCAAACACGTCACCGACCCAGTGCCGCGCATTTTGACCTTCAACCCGAACTTGCCCCCGGATATGGATCTGATCATCCAGAAGGCGATGGCAAAAGACAGGAATGACCGCTTCAATACTGCGGTCGAGATGGTTCAAACCCTCAAAGAGATCGCCGGGGATTTTGGTCCTGAGAAAAAGACCCAAACCCTCACTGCATTGCGGACAGCGGTCAAGCAAAAGCCCACTGACGGGAAGAAAAAACTTTCGCCTACAACCATTGCGTTCATCGCGCTTGGCATCCTCGGCGTCGCGGCGGCGGGACTCTTTCTCTCAAACCGGAACAGCCTCCCCGTCGCAAGTGAAGCGACTGACACAGCCGCGCCGGCATCCACAGCCACCGTCACATCCGCGCCGACGCTCGAATCCACAACCACGTCCGCGCCTGCAACTGAAACGCCCACTTTGATCCCGCCGACGGAAACTCTTGCTCCGCAAATCCCATTGATCGGCGGCGCGGATAAAGTTGCCTTCCTACGCAACAACGACATCTGGATCATGAACGTTGACGGTAGCGACCTGCGTTCGGTGACCAACGACGCGCGCGCGAAGAGCAACGTCGAATGGCTGCCGGACGGCAACACCATTTTATACGTGACCGGTAAGACGGTAAAAACTGTGAACATCACCGACCAGCGTGAAGAGATTCTTACCAGTTTTGCCTCTGCCGAATATTTCGACGCGTTCCGCGTCTCGCCAGATGGACAGCAGGTTGCGGTCAGCGTGAACCGTGAACTGCACATCGTTCCATTCGATATCGGCGCGTTCACCGCCAACACCACCAAAGCCGACCTGCTCGCGATGAACGGTTGTCTCTTTTACAACAATATCGGCGTGAAAAATGTATGGTGGTCGAAAGATGGAGAAAAACTCGCTATTGAATTTTCCGCTCCCTCCGGCGCAAACGTGGCAGATACGATTCGCATTCTCGACATCCACCTCTGCCAAGCCTCCGAACCGATTCGGCAGGATGAATTCCCCGCGGCGCGCTTCGAGTTCCCGCTCGAGATCGTCACCTGGAATTGGGACGGCGACACGCTCTTTGCATTGAACAGCAACATCCGCAACGACGGCTTCGGCAACCTCGTGTTGTACAACACCTTCACACACAAAGCCGAGACCGTCGCGCCGGTGGAAGGCAAATGCTGTTACCGCGACGCGGCGTTCAGCCCCGACGGCACCTACCTCATTTTCGCATTTCAAGATATCAACCTCGGCACGGCAAGCCCCATCGTGTTGTATTACATCCCCACCGGTTCGCTCACCACCGAGGGCGCGCTCGAACCCGTGCCATTGCCCGACGGTTTTTTCACACGCCGCAACGACGCGCCTCTGCCGGTCTTCCGTCCACATCAACAGTGA
- a CDS encoding YdeI/OmpD-associated family protein, which produces MPKKHTFKATILDAGGGGAFVEVPFDVEAVFGAKRPKVKAMIEGVPYRGILSRMGGPNHILVILKDIRAKIGKSFGDEVKITVELDTEPRVVEVPKDLIKELKKHKEAKAFFDKLSYTHQREYVMWINEAKKEETRARRIAQTVEHLKPKRT; this is translated from the coding sequence ATGCCCAAAAAACACACCTTCAAAGCGACCATCCTTGACGCGGGCGGAGGCGGGGCGTTCGTAGAAGTTCCGTTCGATGTTGAGGCGGTGTTTGGGGCGAAGCGTCCCAAGGTCAAGGCAATGATCGAGGGAGTTCCCTATCGCGGCATTTTGTCGCGGATGGGTGGACCAAATCACATCTTAGTCATCCTCAAAGATATTCGCGCGAAGATTGGCAAGTCTTTTGGCGATGAAGTGAAGATCACCGTCGAGTTGGACACCGAGCCGCGCGTGGTCGAAGTTCCCAAGGATTTGATAAAAGAGTTGAAGAAACACAAGGAAGCTAAAGCCTTCTTTGACAAACTCTCTTACACTCATCAACGGGAATATGTGATGTGGATCAACGAAGCGAAGAAGGAGGAGACGCGTGCACGACGGATCGCCCAAACCGTAGAGCATTTGAAGCCGAAGCGTACCTGA
- a CDS encoding quinone-dependent dihydroorotate dehydrogenase, producing MYSLFRPLLFALDPETSHQLTLQLLRVAGDFPLSNFLLSQLYKIESKPVHAFGLKFKNPIGLAAGYDKDGVAVRGLAALGFGHIEVGTVTPQAQAGNPRPRVFRLVEDEAVINRMGFPSKGMEYVSRRLLRLDLDTAKSTPTRPAARNDIILGINLGKNKDTPLEEAAQDYIKLMKVFAPLADYLTINISSPNTVGLRRLQGREMLEGLLGEIANARVGAEHAPPLLVKISPDMSEEELDDAVGVILDKKMDGIISANTTISREGIWSNLKGENGGLSGSPLKGRSEAVLRQVVKRVEGKVPIVSVGGIASPEEAKKRLALGASLVQVYTGLIYRGPGLVKQILKNL from the coding sequence ATGTACTCATTGTTCCGCCCTCTTCTTTTTGCCCTTGACCCTGAAACTTCGCATCAACTCACGCTTCAACTATTGCGTGTTGCAGGGGACTTTCCACTTTCCAACTTTCTACTCAGCCAACTCTACAAAATAGAATCAAAACCCGTCCACGCGTTCGGGTTAAAGTTCAAGAATCCAATCGGTCTCGCGGCGGGATACGACAAAGACGGCGTCGCCGTTCGCGGACTCGCCGCGCTGGGATTCGGTCACATCGAAGTGGGGACGGTCACGCCGCAGGCTCAGGCTGGGAATCCGCGTCCGCGCGTGTTTCGGCTGGTGGAGGATGAGGCGGTGATCAATCGGATGGGGTTTCCCTCGAAGGGAATGGAATATGTTTCGAGGAGATTGCTTCGCCTTGATCTCGATACGGCGAAGAGCACGCCTACTCGACCAGCGGCTCGCAATGACATAATCTTGGGTATTAATCTCGGGAAGAACAAAGATACACCACTGGAAGAAGCCGCGCAGGATTACATCAAGTTGATGAAGGTCTTCGCTCCCTTGGCGGATTATTTGACGATCAATATTTCGTCGCCGAATACGGTGGGGTTGCGGAGGTTGCAGGGACGGGAGATGTTGGAGGGATTGTTGGGTGAGATTGCAAATGCGCGTGTAGGGGCGGAGCATGCTCCGCCCCTACTTGTTAAAATTTCCCCGGATATGAGTGAGGAGGAATTGGACGATGCCGTCGGCGTGATTCTCGATAAAAAGATGGACGGCATTATCTCGGCGAATACAACTATCTCGCGAGAAGGAATTTGGTCAAACTTGAAGGGCGAAAACGGCGGACTAAGTGGGAGTCCGCTCAAAGGTCGGAGTGAAGCGGTTTTACGTCAGGTGGTGAAGCGCGTGGAGGGGAAAGTCCCGATTGTGAGTGTGGGCGGAATTGCGAGTCCCGAGGAGGCAAAGAAAAGACTCGCTCTGGGGGCGAGTCTTGTTCAGGTGTATACGGGGTTGATCTATCGCGGACCCGGGTTAGTGAAACAGATTTTGAAAAATTTGTGA